The window AATGCTTATTTAATCTCACTTTGTCATTCCCTCGAAGGCGGGAATCCAGCTAGACTCCCGCCTTCGAGGGAGTGACGGAATATGAAATTATATTTGCCTCATTACTTATCAAACCATTTTCGTGATCTCACGAAAATGGTATAAAAGAAACTTCAATGAACGAAGTTCCTGCTTGTCCCCAGATAGAAATGATGACACCTAACTTATTCTTAGTGTCAACAACAGTGTCACCGTAAATGCACTGATAGAGACAAGGTAATAGATAGAAACAAAACGAAAAAGTTGGATGTTCCCTAAAAAGAAAACCAATCCCATCTTGGCGATGCTGTTAGAAAGTACCGCGATGAGGATAGCGTAATGGGCGATAGAGGGGGATAAACCATTTTTCGCGAGTGATGATAGCGACAAGATAATGGCATCAACATCCGCTACTCCGGAAACTGCGGCAACAGCATAAACTCCAGAACCTCCGAGGTAACGATTGGCTAGTGCTATAAGAGCGAGAGTCGCGCCAAATAATAACCCCATAAGAAGTGCTTCTTTGAGATCAAACGGATTTTTTAGTTCTATGTTTTGGGGGATATTTTCTCGTTTGGAGGTGAGGTAAAGGTAGCCGATGTATCCGTATCCAAAAACCGATCCCATAATTATCGGGAGTATAAGGGGGTGTATGAGATCGGGGTTGATGACCCATATTTCAATACCGATACGGATTAACATCAAAGAGGAGGCGAGGGAGATACCGATGGCAAAATTTTTGGTTAAAAATCCATTTTCGTGAACCCGTCGCGCCATACTCATCGCAACGGCAGTGGAGGATACCAGTCCGCCGAAGAGTCCTGCTACGCCGATACCGTGAGTGGAGCCCAAAAGGCGGATGGTAATGTAGCCGAAAAACGAGATTCCTGCTACGAGTACCACCATCAACCAAATTCGATAAAGGTTAAATAATCCCATAGGATCAATGGCTTTATCCGGTAAGATGGGGAGGATGACAAAGGTCATGACGAGAAATAAAATTGCCGCACCTAAATCTTGTTTTGTAATCGTTTGTTGGTACACTTGAATCGTCTCTTTTAGATTGAGAATCGACAAGACGACAATAGCGATAAAGACGGGAAAGATAGGGGGGACAATGTTGAGCATTGCGCCAATGATAAAGGTGACGAGGGCGGCAAATTCGGTAGTAGAACCTTTTTCTGAGACGGAAATACTGTTGACAATATAAGCGGCGATGAGCAAGAGTCCCAAGAGCAGTGACGCAATCAAAAAGAAATAGGGATAAAAGGGTGTTAGCCACGAGGATAAAAATCCAAAAAGGGCAATCATTGAGAAGGTTCGAGCCCCTCCAAAATCTTGGTTTTTATGGGAATAAATCGTGTGCATTTCCCGCTGTAGACCTATAAGAAAGCCTAGTACTAAAGATAGTGCGCTGTTTTGAATAAATAACGGATCCATAAATCCTCCTCACCGCTTGGCTCGTGTACGGGTATTATTATAGCACTTGATTTAGAATATACGATTGCGGATTGAACGACCGCTTTTATCGAAGGGAAATCGATAAAACCAAAGTATTTTAAGGTTTCAATAACGCATTATGTATTACGCTATTAGTAACCCCATTATGAGCGAGAGTGCACTATGAGCAATGCGATTGCCTTACCATCTAACCGTCTTATCCGTTTTGAATCGTTTGAAAAATATTTCGGTGATCGGATATTTAAAAATTTTCTCCTTTTTAGTTACATTGGTCTTTTTTTGGCTCTTGTTTATATCCCATTTGACTATAAAATGTATGGTGCGACAAATGAATTTTTATATGTTCTTGGAGGGAGGCTTACGGCGGTATTTTTTGCGATTATGGTCATTATCGCTGTAGCCCATCCGTATTTTGAGAATCGTCGTATCGAAGCGATTACAACATTTGGAACGATGGGCTTTAGTTCTGTTGCACTAACTTATCTGTTGTTTGGAAACCCTGTCCATTTTGTTGGTTATTCATGGATGTTTTATCTCACTGCGACGATGATGCTCGCCCCTTTGGTTACTAAAAAACTCTATTTTATAATGGAAAGTTTTCAGATTTTATTTGTCCTATTGGTTATGGGATGGATCGGCAAAGGTGATGATGAGATAGTTACGTATCTCTTTTTTTCGATCCCTCTTGCAGGCTATGTTTTTGCTGTTGTCATTCTTAACCGTAAAAACGGGGTTGAGGCATACAAAAACGCTTATGAAAATCACATTCTTATGTCGCTGGATGGGCTTTCTAATCTTTTGAATCGTCGAACATGGTATGAAGTCTCCAGTCGGCACTGGGACGATGATAAGGGGGTATCGTTTATTATGCTTGATATTGACCATTTTAAACGTGTGAATGATACCTATGGACATGAGTGTGGTGATCGTGTTATCGAGACGGTGTCGGGAGTATTGCTTGATCAGACCAGAGAACAAGATCTCGTAGGGCGACTAGGAGGGGAAGAATTTGGGGTGATACTACCGCAAACCGATCTGAACGAAGCGACAAGGATTGCGGAGAGGATACGCCAAAAAATTGAAGAAACACCAATCACGTATAATGATGAAATAATTCGGGTTACAGCCAGTATTGGCATTATCGAAAACAGTGAACACATTAATGACTTTAATACACTAGTGAGTCTTGGAGATAAACATCTTTACAGTGCAAAAGAGCAGGGACGTAATCGAATTTGTTATTAGTTGAGTGTACAATAGCGCAATAAAATTACTAAAAATTATAGGAAATAAGGATTTTTTATGCCACGTGTTCTAGTGCCGATAGCGACAGGTTTTGAAGAGATTGAGGCGGTAAGTATTATCGATGTATTGCGTCGTGCGGGTATCGATGTGAT of the Sulfuricurvum sp. genome contains:
- a CDS encoding GGDEF domain-containing protein, with the translated sequence MSNAIALPSNRLIRFESFEKYFGDRIFKNFLLFSYIGLFLALVYIPFDYKMYGATNEFLYVLGGRLTAVFFAIMVIIAVAHPYFENRRIEAITTFGTMGFSSVALTYLLFGNPVHFVGYSWMFYLTATMMLAPLVTKKLYFIMESFQILFVLLVMGWIGKGDDEIVTYLFFSIPLAGYVFAVVILNRKNGVEAYKNAYENHILMSLDGLSNLLNRRTWYEVSSRHWDDDKGVSFIMLDIDHFKRVNDTYGHECGDRVIETVSGVLLDQTREQDLVGRLGGEEFGVILPQTDLNEATRIAERIRQKIEETPITYNDEIIRVTASIGIIENSEHINDFNTLVSLGDKHLYSAKEQGRNRICY
- a CDS encoding MgtC/SapB family protein, with amino-acid sequence MDPLFIQNSALSLVLGFLIGLQREMHTIYSHKNQDFGGARTFSMIALFGFLSSWLTPFYPYFFLIASLLLGLLLIAAYIVNSISVSEKGSTTEFAALVTFIIGAMLNIVPPIFPVFIAIVVLSILNLKETIQVYQQTITKQDLGAAILFLVMTFVILPILPDKAIDPMGLFNLYRIWLMVVLVAGISFFGYITIRLLGSTHGIGVAGLFGGLVSSTAVAMSMARRVHENGFLTKNFAIGISLASSLMLIRIGIEIWVINPDLIHPLILPIIMGSVFGYGYIGYLYLTSKRENIPQNIELKNPFDLKEALLMGLLFGATLALIALANRYLGGSGVYAVAAVSGVADVDAIILSLSSLAKNGLSPSIAHYAILIAVLSNSIAKMGLVFFLGNIQLFRFVSIYYLVSISAFTVTLLLTLRIS